In Gracilimonas sp., a single window of DNA contains:
- a CDS encoding YncE family protein, which translates to MYFIKSLLTLVLFCALAFTDSVFAQDYYVYVAAESDDQVQLIHFNAETGEAAVSETIDVGVWPQENEGPHGLTISSDGKYWFVTIAHGTPYGQLWKYETGTNKFIAKVELGMFPASMDYNPLTGLVYVVNFNLHGDMKPSTLSVVDSETMMRLADIPVGIMPHGTRISPEGDVAYHVSMMTDELYEIDAYQLEVKRTLSLGQDSPQMDHFQKEAMDHSNMNHSPVEKPTWADPHPSKPFVYIAGNGSNEIIEVDTKKWEITRRFNTAKGPYNLEVSHNGKLLVVSYKGEGAVGIWDLEKGEELAYIENSRKVTHGVAITPDNKFAFISVEGIGGEPGSVDIIDLKKLERVDVVETGKQAGGIVFWKQK; encoded by the coding sequence ATGTATTTCATTAAATCTCTACTCACTCTTGTCCTTTTTTGCGCTTTAGCTTTTACTGACTCTGTTTTTGCCCAAGATTATTATGTGTATGTAGCTGCAGAGTCAGATGATCAAGTTCAACTGATCCATTTTAATGCGGAAACAGGAGAGGCTGCAGTTTCAGAAACCATTGACGTTGGCGTTTGGCCACAAGAAAATGAAGGGCCTCACGGACTAACGATTTCTTCAGATGGTAAATATTGGTTTGTTACCATTGCACATGGCACACCCTACGGCCAACTTTGGAAATATGAAACAGGAACTAACAAGTTTATCGCAAAAGTTGAATTAGGCATGTTCCCGGCAAGTATGGACTACAATCCATTAACCGGACTGGTGTACGTGGTCAACTTTAATCTCCACGGAGATATGAAACCAAGTACACTCTCGGTTGTTGATTCCGAAACAATGATGCGTCTTGCCGATATTCCTGTTGGTATCATGCCTCACGGTACTCGCATAAGTCCTGAAGGTGATGTGGCTTACCATGTCTCAATGATGACGGACGAATTATATGAAATTGATGCATATCAGCTGGAAGTAAAAAGAACACTCAGTCTTGGTCAAGACTCCCCTCAAATGGACCATTTTCAAAAAGAGGCCATGGATCATTCGAATATGAATCACAGTCCTGTAGAAAAACCAACCTGGGCCGACCCACACCCAAGTAAACCTTTCGTTTATATAGCCGGAAATGGCTCCAATGAAATCATCGAAGTGGATACGAAAAAATGGGAAATCACCCGTCGTTTCAATACCGCTAAAGGTCCTTATAACCTGGAAGTAAGTCACAACGGGAAATTGCTAGTCGTATCATACAAAGGTGAAGGTGCAGTTGGAATTTGGGATCTTGAAAAAGGTGAAGAACTGGCCTACATCGAAAACAGCAGGAAAGTTACCCATGGAGTTGCCATAACTCCTGATAATAAATTTGCTTTCATTTCTGTCGAAGGCATCGGGGGTGAACCGGGTTCTGTTGATATCATTGATCTCAAAAAACTGGAGAGAGTAGATGTGGTGGAAACCGGTAAACAGGCCGGCGGTATTGTTTTCTGGAAGCAGAAATAA
- a CDS encoding sulfotransferase family 2 domain-containing protein, giving the protein MAISTQNFLNNFDMQPLTKENLKHYYFNKYIVSPLKKDKYHISYCYDYKTLWFRTYKVASRTINYCFKEESPDKGYVYSSEVSYIPSLYSNFFKFAFIRNPIDRFISIWKGMVLKRNYFEFSEDEYPKMKNFESFLSWVENQNIESADVHLLPQNKLIDLNNIDYLGRFENFSNDFLEIANEIDLSISEEDLIYKNKSPKIDFTLNSEDKKRIIKIYHKDVKLFYPRLDN; this is encoded by the coding sequence ATGGCAATCTCTACTCAAAATTTTTTAAATAATTTTGATATGCAACCACTAACGAAAGAAAACCTTAAACATTACTACTTCAATAAGTATATAGTATCTCCTTTAAAAAAGGATAAATATCATATTTCTTATTGCTATGATTATAAGACTCTTTGGTTTAGAACGTATAAAGTAGCCAGCCGTACCATTAATTATTGTTTTAAAGAGGAAAGCCCAGATAAAGGCTATGTTTATAGTTCAGAAGTGAGTTATATACCCTCACTTTATTCAAATTTCTTCAAATTTGCCTTTATCAGGAATCCGATTGACCGTTTTATATCTATTTGGAAAGGGATGGTACTGAAAAGGAACTATTTTGAATTTTCTGAAGATGAGTATCCCAAAATGAAAAATTTTGAATCATTTCTTTCATGGGTAGAAAATCAAAATATTGAAAGTGCAGATGTACACTTGCTCCCACAAAATAAGCTTATCGATTTAAATAATATCGATTATCTCGGACGATTTGAAAACTTTAGCAATGATTTCCTGGAAATAGCTAATGAAATCGACCTTTCTATTTCAGAAGAAGATCTGATTTATAAAAATAAATCACCCAAAATTGATTTTACTTTAAATTCAGAAGACAAAAAAAGAATCATAAAAATTTACCATAAAGACGTAAAGTTATTCTATCCCCGTTTAGATAATTAA
- a CDS encoding DinB family protein: MSVWDNEYPSDSEYAHYYAEYVAHVPKNNIIETLNTQMHEMYTFINAIPGHKAFFAYEEGKWTIKEIIGHMIETERVFSYRALAFSRRDPSPLPPMEQDEYIKYSNYNKRTINNLANEYMAVRISSVHLFQNMTREMLLQKGTASGVEFTVRSIPFIIAGHELHHINIIKEKYL; encoded by the coding sequence ATGTCAGTTTGGGATAACGAATATCCATCAGATTCAGAATACGCTCATTATTATGCCGAGTATGTAGCCCATGTTCCCAAGAACAATATTATTGAAACACTAAATACCCAGATGCATGAAATGTACACCTTCATTAATGCAATACCGGGGCATAAAGCATTTTTTGCTTACGAAGAGGGGAAATGGACTATAAAGGAAATAATAGGCCACATGATTGAAACCGAGCGTGTATTCTCTTATCGGGCTTTAGCCTTCTCCCGGCGTGACCCAAGTCCCCTTCCTCCGATGGAGCAGGATGAGTACATCAAATATTCGAATTACAATAAACGAACCATTAATAATCTGGCAAATGAATATATGGCTGTACGTATTTCGAGTGTTCACTTATTCCAAAATATGACCAGAGAAATGCTTTTACAGAAAGGAACAGCCAGCGGAGTAGAATTCACGGTCCGCTCTATTCCTTTTATTATTGCCGGCCACGAACTGCATCATATCAACATTATTAAAGAGAAGTATTTGTAG
- a CDS encoding pitrilysin family protein: MKRLTIFIFALLIALPISAQKRYHEIEFPEINPIQMPEVEEFNLDNGINFLLVEDKELPLINVRVTVKTGGILVSEDKTGLAGMTGSVMREGGSVNYPADELNKLLEDNAAYISTFIGTGSGGASLNVLKEDFDDLLPVFVDVLQNPAFPTDKIDLAKTQAKSSISRRNDNQTQIGSREFQKLIYGENSVYTRQTEYETIDNITREDMIELHENAFVGSNLTVGIVGDFDTDEMKQKLREAFGSFPTGSPTNLIYPEINYDFPSTINFINKSDVNQSYVSMGHIGGLRENPDYPAIQVMNEVLAGGFSSRLFQEVRTNLGLAYSVGGGYGTNINYPGTFRLVTMTKSSTTAEAIDAILNEVKRLQQEPITKEELNNTKDQFLNSLVFRYDSKSKILNERINNEYSGLSPDAFDKLMEGIKATTIEDVQRVAREYLKPDEMQILVVGNKDEIGDQLEKYGKVNEIDISIPEPPSDEEETAGDAAQGQQWLNKMSDAIIASGTEAEAIREEATITQKTPMGDMELQSSSVTNYNNYSSERTMQTPQGEMSISFENGSGTLSMMGQQRPLPSQMAQPILKEMKRSYLAIAFNKDVAKAEYLGEETVEGKNYAVLRVKNDGVQVTYLLNKETALPARTRYSEMNPQTGQRQQAETVFFDWKVVDGIAYAYSAITYTDGEVAAEVSVESHGTE; the protein is encoded by the coding sequence ATGAAACGTTTAACCATTTTTATTTTTGCATTGCTTATCGCATTACCCATTTCTGCGCAAAAGCGATATCATGAGATTGAGTTTCCGGAAATCAATCCTATACAAATGCCGGAAGTAGAAGAATTCAACCTTGATAATGGGATTAACTTCCTCCTGGTTGAAGACAAGGAACTGCCCCTCATAAATGTGCGGGTGACAGTAAAAACCGGTGGTATTTTGGTTTCGGAAGATAAAACAGGGCTTGCCGGCATGACGGGAAGCGTAATGCGTGAAGGAGGTTCTGTTAACTACCCGGCCGACGAACTTAATAAACTGCTGGAAGATAATGCCGCTTACATCTCTACTTTTATCGGAACCGGCTCTGGGGGAGCAAGTTTAAATGTTCTGAAAGAAGATTTTGACGATTTACTCCCTGTTTTTGTGGACGTCTTACAAAATCCTGCTTTCCCTACAGACAAAATTGATCTTGCTAAAACTCAAGCCAAAAGCAGTATTTCTCGCCGTAACGATAACCAAACTCAGATAGGAAGCCGGGAATTTCAAAAATTGATTTATGGGGAGAATTCTGTTTACACCCGCCAAACCGAATACGAAACTATAGATAATATTACCCGTGAAGACATGATTGAACTTCACGAAAATGCTTTTGTCGGTTCAAACCTGACAGTGGGTATAGTTGGTGACTTTGATACTGATGAAATGAAGCAAAAATTGCGTGAAGCCTTTGGGAGTTTTCCAACAGGAAGTCCAACCAATCTCATATATCCGGAAATAAACTATGATTTTCCCTCCACCATAAACTTTATAAACAAATCAGATGTAAACCAGAGTTATGTTTCTATGGGACATATTGGAGGTTTACGAGAAAACCCGGATTATCCTGCCATTCAGGTAATGAATGAAGTGCTGGCCGGTGGATTTTCAAGCCGATTGTTCCAGGAAGTGCGAACCAACCTTGGTTTAGCCTATTCAGTGGGTGGTGGTTATGGAACCAATATCAATTACCCTGGCACCTTTCGGCTTGTTACTATGACAAAAAGCTCCACTACAGCTGAGGCCATTGATGCCATCTTGAATGAAGTAAAAAGACTTCAGCAAGAACCTATCACCAAAGAAGAACTCAACAACACTAAAGATCAATTCTTAAACTCTTTGGTATTTCGATACGACAGTAAGTCCAAAATCCTGAACGAGCGAATCAACAACGAGTATAGCGGACTTTCTCCGGATGCTTTTGATAAGCTTATGGAAGGAATAAAAGCTACGACCATAGAAGATGTACAACGTGTAGCCCGGGAGTATTTGAAACCGGATGAAATGCAGATTTTGGTCGTAGGCAATAAAGATGAAATCGGTGATCAGTTAGAAAAATACGGTAAAGTAAATGAAATCGACATTTCTATTCCTGAGCCACCTTCTGATGAAGAAGAAACTGCCGGAGATGCAGCCCAGGGGCAACAGTGGTTGAACAAGATGTCGGATGCCATCATAGCGTCCGGAACCGAAGCAGAAGCGATTCGTGAAGAAGCAACTATTACTCAAAAAACACCAATGGGTGATATGGAATTACAAAGTTCTTCTGTCACTAATTATAATAATTACTCCTCTGAAAGAACTATGCAAACTCCACAGGGCGAAATGAGTATTAGTTTCGAAAACGGCAGCGGCACCTTAAGCATGATGGGACAACAACGACCGCTTCCTTCGCAGATGGCTCAACCAATATTGAAAGAAATGAAACGCAGCTATCTTGCCATCGCATTTAATAAAGATGTTGCAAAAGCTGAATACCTTGGAGAGGAAACCGTAGAGGGCAAAAATTACGCTGTTCTTCGCGTTAAAAACGATGGGGTACAGGTGACTTATTTACTGAATAAAGAAACAGCTTTACCGGCACGCACCAGGTATTCAGAAATGAACCCGCAAACCGGACAACGTCAACAAGCCGAAACCGTATTTTTTGACTGGAAAGTGGTAGATGGCATTGCATACGCTTACTCCGCAATTACTTATACAGATGGAGAAGTAGCCGCAGAAGTATCAGTTGAAAGTCATGGAACCGAATAA
- a CDS encoding ZIP family metal transporter: MELIPDWFYELNPILQAFSGGLFTWAVTALGAALVFFTKAVNYKLLDAMMGFAAGVMIAASVWSLIIPSIDMAEAQGLISWMPAAVGFLAGGIFLRICDQYLPHLHIGMPRDAAEGMETSWKRATLLVLAITLHNIPEGLAIGVLFGAASIGLETAGGATVAAAIVLALGIGIQNFPEGMAVSMPLRREGVGVFKSFNYGQISGVVEPISAVIGAAAVIFIQPILPYALAFAAGAMIYVVIEELIPESQLHGNTDLATLGAMGGFVLMMVLDVALG, from the coding sequence ATGGAACTTATACCCGATTGGTTTTACGAATTAAATCCCATCTTGCAGGCTTTCAGCGGAGGCCTCTTTACCTGGGCTGTTACAGCTCTTGGTGCAGCTTTAGTCTTTTTCACCAAGGCCGTAAACTATAAATTACTTGATGCTATGATGGGTTTTGCTGCCGGTGTTATGATTGCCGCCAGTGTTTGGTCGCTTATCATCCCTTCTATTGACATGGCCGAAGCTCAAGGCCTTATCTCCTGGATGCCTGCTGCTGTAGGCTTTTTAGCGGGAGGAATTTTTCTGAGAATTTGCGACCAATATCTTCCCCACTTACACATTGGAATGCCCCGTGATGCAGCTGAAGGGATGGAAACCTCATGGAAACGGGCAACTCTTTTAGTACTTGCCATCACCTTACACAACATCCCCGAGGGCTTAGCTATTGGGGTTCTGTTTGGTGCAGCTTCTATTGGCCTGGAAACCGCAGGGGGTGCAACTGTTGCAGCAGCAATTGTTTTAGCTCTTGGCATCGGAATTCAGAATTTCCCTGAAGGAATGGCGGTTTCTATGCCCCTTAGACGCGAGGGTGTTGGTGTTTTCAAAAGCTTTAATTACGGACAAATATCCGGTGTTGTTGAGCCGATCTCTGCCGTCATCGGGGCCGCTGCAGTTATTTTCATACAGCCTATTTTACCTTATGCCTTGGCTTTTGCAGCCGGAGCTATGATTTACGTGGTGATTGAAGAGCTGATTCCGGAAAGTCAACTGCACGGAAATACTGACCTCGCTACTCTTGGAGCCATGGGTGGCTTTGTGTTGATGATGGTTTTGGATGTAGCGTTAGGTTAA
- a CDS encoding glycosyltransferase family protein — protein sequence MRILYGVQGTGHGHISRARVVLPKLREYAEVDVLISGYNFKMNIDGPVQYKARGLSFAYDNNGSVDVLETALNLHPLRFIRDIQTLPVEAYDFVVNDFEPVTAWAAQSARIPCVAISHQASFLSGNSPRPDKRSVMAEQVMRHFAPSTAAVGSHYLRYDDFIAPPIIRRHIRDLHPKPGGHVTVYLPAFNNKMLYTIFNQVRKVEWHVFCPECEKAYIRENVKVNPLGKETFLESIENCLGIVSSTGFETTSEAMFLGKKLLTIPIKKQYEQLCNAAALKKIGAKVVYQVDQYFSQTLSDWIEEGRALNLPEISDEEELVQKIIHLGLGKVSKQKSFEQSVVN from the coding sequence ATGAGGATTCTGTACGGCGTACAGGGAACCGGCCACGGCCATATAAGTCGGGCAAGAGTAGTACTTCCCAAACTTCGTGAATATGCAGAAGTGGATGTACTCATCAGTGGGTATAATTTCAAAATGAATATCGATGGGCCAGTTCAGTATAAAGCAAGAGGACTTAGCTTTGCTTACGACAATAACGGTAGTGTGGATGTGCTCGAAACCGCTCTTAATCTTCATCCATTAAGATTCATCCGAGATATTCAAACCCTACCGGTTGAAGCGTATGATTTTGTTGTAAATGACTTTGAGCCGGTTACCGCATGGGCTGCACAGAGTGCTAGAATTCCCTGTGTGGCTATCAGTCATCAGGCATCATTTCTATCGGGAAATTCACCTAGGCCTGATAAACGATCTGTGATGGCTGAACAGGTGATGAGGCACTTTGCGCCGAGTACAGCGGCTGTGGGATCTCATTATTTGAGGTATGATGATTTCATTGCTCCACCCATTATTAGAAGACATATTCGTGATCTTCACCCGAAGCCGGGGGGGCACGTTACCGTGTATTTGCCAGCATTCAATAATAAAATGTTATATACCATATTTAATCAGGTGAGAAAAGTGGAATGGCATGTTTTTTGTCCGGAATGTGAAAAGGCTTACATCAGAGAAAATGTAAAAGTAAACCCGCTGGGTAAGGAGACATTTCTGGAGAGTATTGAAAATTGCTTGGGGATTGTTTCTTCTACAGGATTTGAAACGACCTCTGAAGCCATGTTTTTAGGGAAAAAATTACTCACTATTCCTATTAAAAAACAATATGAGCAGTTGTGTAATGCTGCTGCTTTGAAAAAAATAGGCGCAAAAGTGGTATATCAGGTTGATCAGTATTTTAGCCAAACACTTTCAGATTGGATCGAAGAAGGACGGGCTTTGAATCTTCCGGAAATTTCGGATGAAGAGGAGTTGGTTCAGAAGATCATACATTTGGGTTTAGGTAAGGTGTCTAAGCAAAAGAGTTTTGAACAATCAGTAGTAAATTGA
- a CDS encoding UDP-2,3-diacylglucosamine diphosphatase, whose translation MKRTLDTVVLSDIHLGTVGCHAVELVQYLNSIDPKRVILNGDFIDMWNFRKYYWPDAHMHVIRTLITMMTNGVDIYYLTGNHDETLRKISNLQLGPLFIQDKLVLKMNGESVWFFHGDIFDITMKYSKWVAKMGGKGYELLILLNRWMNNISEKMGYGKFSLSKKIKDSVKQAVNFIDDFEVTAMELAIEEGYDYVVCGHIHQPKIRGYENEKGSVIYLNSGDWVENLTCLEYDGAEWSLYRYGKDVLLQENPRVNMLMKSHTFNHKVMIG comes from the coding sequence ATGAAACGAACGCTCGACACAGTTGTACTGTCTGATATCCATCTCGGTACTGTGGGCTGCCATGCTGTGGAACTGGTTCAATATCTGAATTCCATTGATCCGAAGCGAGTTATTCTAAACGGTGATTTCATCGATATGTGGAATTTCCGTAAATACTACTGGCCGGACGCTCACATGCATGTCATCCGAACGCTCATCACCATGATGACTAATGGAGTGGATATTTACTATCTGACGGGCAACCATGATGAAACCTTACGAAAAATTTCAAACCTGCAACTTGGACCGCTCTTTATTCAGGATAAACTGGTGTTGAAGATGAACGGTGAAAGCGTATGGTTTTTCCACGGAGATATTTTTGATATCACCATGAAGTACAGCAAATGGGTAGCTAAAATGGGCGGAAAAGGCTACGAATTGTTAATCTTGCTAAACCGGTGGATGAATAACATTTCTGAAAAAATGGGATATGGAAAATTTTCTCTTTCCAAAAAGATCAAAGATAGCGTAAAGCAGGCAGTCAATTTCATCGATGATTTTGAAGTGACTGCAATGGAGCTGGCTATTGAGGAGGGCTACGATTATGTGGTGTGTGGTCACATTCATCAACCCAAAATTCGTGGGTATGAAAATGAAAAGGGATCAGTGATTTACCTGAATTCCGGTGACTGGGTGGAAAATTTAACTTGCCTGGAGTATGATGGAGCCGAGTGGAGTCTGTATCGTTACGGTAAGGATGTTTTGCTACAAGAAAATCCACGGGTGAACATGTTGATGAAAAGCCACACCTTTAATCATAAGGTGATGATCGGATGA
- a CDS encoding OsmC family protein, which yields MNEQKIVHVHLPKNESFKTTLSAGKHELLSDEPESVKGGQDSGPDPYDYLLMGLGSCTLMTVKMYANRKGWQLEDLYLELRHNKRHDKDCANCEDPESKIDVIEKELILKGNLSQEQTEKLLEISKKCPVHRTLEGDIKIESSVST from the coding sequence ATGAATGAGCAAAAAATAGTACACGTACATCTTCCCAAAAATGAATCTTTTAAGACTACCTTAAGCGCCGGAAAACATGAACTCCTCTCAGATGAACCGGAAAGCGTTAAAGGTGGGCAAGATTCCGGTCCCGATCCCTACGACTATCTGTTAATGGGCCTCGGCTCCTGCACTCTAATGACGGTGAAAATGTATGCAAATCGTAAAGGATGGCAACTGGAAGATCTCTATCTTGAACTTCGCCATAATAAACGTCACGACAAAGATTGCGCTAATTGTGAAGATCCTGAAAGCAAAATTGATGTTATCGAAAAAGAATTAATTTTGAAAGGCAACCTCAGCCAAGAACAAACAGAAAAACTGTTGGAAATTTCCAAAAAATGCCCGGTTCACCGTACCCTGGAAGGAGATATAAAAATTGAAAGCTCAGTAAGTACTTAA
- the gcvP gene encoding aminomethyl-transferring glycine dehydrogenase produces the protein MNINFDKEVFAHRHNGPNQETTKKMLEVIEAESLDKLIDETIPEGIRLQRPLDLPEALSETDFLTEFRKLAEKNKIYKSFIGMGYYDTLMPNVIKRNILENPGWYTAYTPYQAEIAQGRLEALINFQTTVSDLTGMELANASLLDEGTAAAEAMSMLYGQRKGKKRKEADVFFVSGLCHPQTIEVLQTRAEPIGVEVRIGSHNDLDVTDPKLFGILLQYPATDGTVEDYTSLISAAHENNVYAVVAADLLSLTLLKAPGEMGADVVVGSSQRFGVPMGYGGPHAAFFATEEKFKRQIPGRIIGVTQDAEGKPAYRMALQTREQHIRREKATSNICTAQVLLGVIAGMYAVYHGPEGLKKIASKVHGLTKLTKVGLHKIGVKVETETFFDTITVEADVAKVRAVAEKYEVNFRYTGENRIGISFDEAKNLEDAELILNIFAEALGKKNDFDVEAESKAAKVEYPENLKRTTGYLDHPVFNLYHSEHEMLRYMKRLENKDLSLVHSMISLGSCTMKLNATAEMIPLTWPEFGQIHPFVPREQAAGYTQLFDELSDWLCEITGFEGMSLQPNSGAQGEYAGLMTIREYHKNRGEGHRNVALIPSSAHGTNPASAVMAGMEVVVVATDDHGNISSDDLEAKAEKHSDRLAALMITYPSTHGVFEHRVKDFCKIIHKHGGQVYMDGANMNAQVGLTSPGEIGADVCHLNLHKTFCIPHGGGGPGMGPIGVAKHLVPFLPSHSIIKIGGEKGVNAVSAAPWGSASILTISHAYIRMMGVNGLTDATKYAILNANYLKDRLKDHYEILYTGKTGRSAHEFIVDLRPFKQSAGVESVDVAKRLMDYGFHAPTMSFPVPGTLMIEPTESESMEELDRFCEAMISIRKEIQEIEDGIADKEDNVLKHAPHTQRVIAVDEWTRSYTREKGAFPQEELKYDKFWPAVSRVDDAYGDRNLVCSCIPMEAYEEGIEVVE, from the coding sequence ATGAATATCAATTTCGATAAAGAAGTATTTGCTCACCGACATAACGGACCTAATCAGGAAACAACAAAAAAAATGCTGGAGGTTATTGAAGCTGAGTCGTTAGACAAGCTGATTGACGAAACCATTCCCGAAGGCATTCGCTTGCAAAGACCTCTGGATTTGCCGGAGGCTTTAAGTGAAACTGATTTTCTTACCGAATTCAGGAAGTTGGCTGAGAAGAACAAAATCTATAAATCGTTTATCGGGATGGGATATTATGATACCCTGATGCCGAATGTGATTAAACGAAATATCTTGGAAAATCCGGGTTGGTATACGGCATATACTCCGTATCAAGCAGAAATTGCACAGGGGCGTTTGGAAGCACTTATAAATTTCCAGACTACGGTTAGTGACCTTACGGGGATGGAATTGGCCAACGCTTCTTTGTTGGATGAAGGAACTGCTGCTGCTGAGGCAATGAGTATGTTGTACGGGCAACGAAAAGGTAAAAAGCGAAAAGAGGCAGATGTATTTTTTGTCTCGGGATTATGTCATCCGCAAACTATTGAGGTTCTTCAAACCCGTGCTGAACCCATTGGTGTTGAAGTAAGAATTGGCAGTCATAATGACCTGGATGTCACTGATCCTAAATTGTTTGGAATATTACTTCAATATCCTGCAACAGATGGCACTGTTGAAGATTATACGAGTTTAATTTCAGCTGCACATGAAAATAATGTTTATGCTGTCGTGGCTGCTGATTTGTTGAGTTTGACTTTGTTAAAAGCACCGGGTGAAATGGGAGCGGATGTAGTGGTGGGCTCTTCACAACGATTTGGAGTCCCGATGGGATATGGCGGGCCGCATGCTGCCTTTTTTGCCACAGAAGAAAAATTTAAGCGACAAATACCCGGACGAATTATAGGGGTAACCCAGGATGCCGAAGGGAAACCGGCATATAGAATGGCTTTACAGACTCGCGAACAGCACATTCGTCGAGAAAAAGCAACGTCCAATATTTGTACCGCACAGGTTTTGTTGGGGGTGATAGCCGGGATGTATGCCGTTTATCACGGGCCGGAAGGCTTGAAGAAAATTGCTTCAAAAGTTCATGGTTTAACAAAGTTGACTAAAGTCGGATTGCATAAAATTGGAGTGAAGGTTGAAACTGAGACTTTCTTTGATACCATTACGGTTGAAGCTGATGTGGCCAAAGTTAGGGCAGTGGCGGAGAAGTACGAAGTTAACTTTCGCTATACCGGTGAAAATCGAATCGGGATTTCGTTTGATGAAGCCAAAAACCTGGAAGATGCAGAGCTGATTTTAAACATCTTTGCGGAAGCGCTGGGCAAGAAAAATGATTTTGATGTTGAAGCTGAATCCAAAGCTGCAAAAGTAGAATATCCGGAGAACCTGAAAAGAACTACGGGTTATCTCGACCATCCGGTATTCAATTTATATCATTCTGAGCATGAAATGCTTCGTTATATGAAGCGATTGGAGAATAAAGATTTATCTCTGGTTCACTCCATGATTTCTCTCGGTTCTTGTACTATGAAATTAAATGCAACGGCTGAAATGATCCCTTTAACCTGGCCTGAGTTCGGACAGATTCATCCTTTCGTGCCGCGTGAGCAAGCAGCGGGATACACTCAGCTGTTTGATGAACTGAGCGATTGGTTATGCGAAATAACAGGGTTTGAAGGAATGTCGCTCCAGCCAAATTCCGGTGCTCAAGGAGAGTATGCCGGCTTGATGACCATCCGCGAGTATCACAAAAACCGGGGGGAGGGTCACCGAAACGTGGCATTGATCCCCTCTTCGGCACACGGGACAAATCCGGCAAGTGCGGTAATGGCCGGGATGGAGGTTGTAGTTGTAGCTACCGATGATCATGGAAATATTTCCAGCGATGATCTTGAGGCTAAGGCGGAAAAACACAGTGACCGGCTGGCTGCTTTGATGATTACATATCCATCAACTCACGGAGTTTTTGAACACCGGGTAAAGGATTTCTGTAAAATCATTCACAAACATGGTGGACAGGTTTACATGGATGGGGCCAATATGAATGCTCAGGTTGGCTTGACAAGTCCCGGCGAAATTGGAGCGGATGTTTGCCACCTGAATCTACACAAAACATTTTGTATTCCACACGGTGGTGGCGGTCCCGGCATGGGGCCCATTGGTGTAGCCAAGCACTTGGTGCCGTTTTTACCTTCTCACTCTATAATCAAAATTGGAGGAGAAAAAGGAGTGAACGCAGTTTCAGCAGCCCCATGGGGAAGTGCCAGTATTTTGACGATTTCACATGCCTACATCCGAATGATGGGGGTAAATGGGCTGACTGATGCCACAAAATATGCCATTCTGAATGCAAATTATCTGAAAGACCGCCTGAAGGATCATTATGAAATTCTTTACACCGGAAAAACCGGACGTTCAGCTCACGAGTTTATTGTAGACCTCCGCCCATTCAAACAATCGGCCGGAGTGGAATCAGTGGATGTAGCCAAACGATTGATGGACTACGGCTTTCATGCCCCAACCATGAGTTTCCCGGTTCCGGGTACGCTGATGATTGAACCGACTGAAAGTGAATCTATGGAAGAACTTGATCGTTTTTGTGAGGCTATGATTTCGATCCGCAAAGAAATTCAGGAAATTGAAGATGGCATTGCAGACAAAGAAGACAACGTGTTGAAGCATGCACCCCACACCCAACGTGTAATTGCTGTGGATGAATGGACTCGTAGCTATACGCGCGAAAAAGGAGCCTTTCCGCAGGAAGAACTCAAGTACGACAAATTCTGGCCGGCTGTCTCTCGTGTTGATGATGCGTATGGAGATCGGAACTTGGTTTGTTCTTGCATCCCGATGGAAGCGTATGAAGAGGGGATTGAGGTGGTTGAATAA